The Lachnospiraceae bacterium oral taxon 500 genome window below encodes:
- the rsmI gene encoding 16S rRNA (cytidine(1402)-2'-O)-methyltransferase, which translates to MDGGLYLTGTPIGNLEDISYRCVRILTEADLIAAEDTRQTQKLLQHYQIKNKLSSYHEHNKREKQEYFLRLLAEGKKIALVTDAGMPGISDPGGDLVKACIERGIPVTTVPGPTAFVSALVLSEHALQEFAFFGFLPAEKKEREEKLKEVAELPYSLIFYEAPHRLVKTLTAMAAAFGGERRISLARELTKKYEEVRHFSLDEAAAYYQGTPPKGEYVLIVAGKDRRELQAREKQQWTEMSLEEHLDFYVRQGIEPKQALKQMAKDRGTAKRELYRYFHGRSEGAETGGI; encoded by the coding sequence ATGGACGGAGGTTTGTATTTGACCGGAACGCCGATCGGCAATTTGGAAGATATCAGTTACCGCTGTGTTCGGATATTGACGGAAGCCGATTTGATTGCGGCGGAGGATACCCGGCAGACGCAGAAGCTGTTGCAGCACTATCAGATTAAAAATAAGCTGAGCAGTTATCATGAACATAATAAGCGGGAAAAACAGGAATATTTTTTGCGGCTTTTGGCTGAGGGCAAGAAGATTGCGCTGGTCACCGATGCCGGTATGCCGGGTATATCCGATCCCGGCGGAGATTTGGTTAAGGCCTGTATTGAAAGAGGAATTCCGGTGACGACTGTGCCCGGGCCGACGGCCTTTGTCAGCGCGCTGGTTCTGTCGGAACACGCTTTACAGGAGTTTGCATTTTTTGGCTTCTTACCGGCCGAGAAAAAGGAAAGGGAAGAAAAGCTGAAGGAAGTGGCGGAACTGCCCTATTCCCTCATTTTTTACGAAGCGCCGCATCGTCTGGTTAAGACCCTGACGGCAATGGCAGCGGCCTTTGGCGGGGAGCGCCGGATCAGTCTGGCCAGAGAGCTGACTAAAAAATATGAAGAAGTTCGGCATTTTTCTCTGGATGAAGCGGCGGCTTATTATCAAGGCACTCCGCCTAAGGGCGAGTATGTTTTGATCGTAGCCGGCAAAGACCGCCGGGAGCTGCAGGCGCGGGAGAAGCAGCAATGGACGGAAATGAGTTTAGAGGAACATTTGGATTTTTATGTCCGGCAGGGGATCGAGCCGAAACAGGCGCTTAAGCAAATGGCCAAAGACAGGGGAACGGCTAAACGCGAATTATACCGGTATTTTCACGGCCGAAGCGAAGGCGCTGAAACCGGCGGGATATAG
- a CDS encoding SAM-dependent methyltransferase, which yields MKDLIRAGERLDDLNVKGYYLIQDPAGFCFGLDAVLLVHFAKARPEEMILDIGTGTGIIPILMAAYYPDTTYRAIELQAKYADMAGRSVRYNHLQERIEVRQGDLREMEKIFPLSFFDRITVNPPYMNAGLVPAQEDKAIARHEICCDLETIIQKAAQHLKSRGSLCMVHRPNRLPEVICLLKKYGLEPKRLRLVQPKAEEEPNLFLLEAVRGAKPYLRIEPTLVIYRPDGSYMPEVFEIYRY from the coding sequence ATGAAAGATTTAATCAGAGCCGGGGAGCGGCTGGACGACTTAAATGTGAAAGGCTATTATTTGATACAGGATCCGGCCGGTTTTTGTTTCGGATTGGACGCGGTTTTGCTGGTGCATTTTGCCAAGGCCAGGCCCGAGGAAATGATTTTGGATATCGGTACGGGCACGGGGATTATTCCGATTCTGATGGCGGCCTATTATCCGGACACGACTTACCGGGCGATTGAGTTGCAGGCGAAATATGCTGACATGGCCGGACGTTCCGTCCGCTATAATCATTTGCAGGAGCGGATTGAGGTTCGGCAGGGCGATTTGCGGGAAATGGAAAAAATCTTTCCGTTGTCCTTTTTTGACCGGATTACGGTCAATCCGCCGTATATGAACGCCGGACTGGTTCCGGCTCAGGAAGATAAGGCGATTGCCCGGCATGAAATTTGCTGTGATTTGGAAACGATTATCCAAAAGGCCGCTCAGCATTTAAAGTCGCGGGGAAGTCTTTGCATGGTGCATCGGCCAAACCGTCTGCCGGAGGTTATTTGTTTGTTGAAAAAATACGGCCTGGAGCCGAAACGCCTGCGGCTGGTGCAGCCCAAGGCGGAGGAGGAGCCGAACTTGTTTTTGCTGGAAGCGGTGCGGGGGGCCAAACCCTACCTGCGGATTGAGCCGACACTGGTGATTTACCGACCGGACGGCAGCTATATGCCGGAAGTGTTCGAAATTTACCGGTATTAA
- a CDS encoding stage 0 sporulation protein — protein MIKVVGVRFRKAGKIYYFADNGLNYEGCRHVIVETARGIEYGHVVYADKEVPEEEIVQDLKPVIRCATPEDEAIYQENLEKSKEAFQVCKAKIVERELDMKLVDAEYTFDRNKLLFYFTSDDRVDFRELVKDLATIFRTRIELRQIGVRDESKMIPSIGGCGRPLCCGSFLSNFHPVSIKMAKDQSLSLSPSKISGICGRLLCCLQYEQETYEELNKISPKVGDLVKTPTGVIGEVQYINLLRQQVKVVIKQGEDVEIVQYAVAELERLPKNHKAADKQAKPEKADPSAAKEADKSERDRAKGFKRQPNKKG, from the coding sequence ATGATAAAGGTCGTCGGTGTCCGCTTCCGGAAAGCGGGAAAGATTTATTATTTTGCGGATAATGGTCTAAATTATGAAGGCTGCCGCCATGTGATCGTGGAAACGGCCAGGGGAATTGAATACGGCCATGTTGTTTATGCCGATAAGGAAGTACCCGAGGAAGAAATTGTTCAGGATCTGAAGCCGGTAATTCGCTGTGCGACGCCGGAAGATGAGGCCATCTATCAGGAAAATTTAGAGAAAAGCAAGGAGGCCTTTCAGGTTTGCAAAGCCAAGATTGTCGAGCGCGAACTGGATATGAAGCTGGTTGATGCGGAATATACTTTTGACCGCAATAAGCTGTTGTTTTATTTTACGTCGGATGACCGGGTCGATTTTCGGGAGTTAGTCAAGGATTTGGCGACTATCTTCCGCACTCGGATTGAGTTGCGCCAAATCGGTGTGCGTGACGAATCTAAAATGATTCCCAGTATCGGCGGCTGCGGCCGGCCGCTCTGCTGCGGCAGTTTTTTAAGTAATTTTCATCCGGTTTCGATTAAGATGGCCAAGGATCAGAGTCTATCGCTTAGTCCCAGCAAGATTTCCGGCATTTGCGGCCGGCTCTTGTGCTGTCTGCAATATGAACAGGAAACTTATGAGGAGCTGAATAAAATTTCGCCGAAGGTTGGCGATCTGGTGAAAACGCCGACCGGAGTAATTGGTGAAGTTCAGTATATTAATCTTTTGCGCCAGCAGGTCAAAGTCGTAATCAAACAGGGCGAAGATGTGGAAATTGTTCAATATGCGGTGGCAGAGCTGGAACGTTTGCCCAAAAACCATAAGGCAGCGGACAAGCAGGCCAAACCGGAAAAAGCGGATCCGTCCGCAGCCAAAGAAGCGGATAAGTCGGAACGTGACAGGGCTAAAGGCTTTAAAAGGCAGCCGAATAAAAAAGGATGA
- the holB gene encoding DNA polymerase III subunit delta', whose translation MKFAEIIGQQELKEYFRRADAGERLAHAYIVEGSRGSGKRMLAEAAANFLLCREATGGESCGRCRDCLQFASGNHPDVIYVQPSKKTGYGVDDIREMVLRELEIRPYQSRYKIYIIEAAESMTVPAQNVLLKTIEEPPAYALFFLLTENKDRLLETVLSRCIRLQLQPLSPAEMREFLKRHGRAEREDLIAFAEGSPGRLLQLTDSEAFRDMKRDIENLLDRFIKTPEHDIIELTSVLEKYAENLEEALTTLQIALTERLRGICRRPAGAASAQSLNRYYFLAHNLLAAKRQLKANVNKSLIIWSLFLLKENI comes from the coding sequence ATGAAGTTTGCGGAAATTATCGGACAGCAGGAATTAAAAGAATATTTTCGCAGGGCGGATGCCGGCGAAAGACTGGCTCATGCCTATATTGTAGAGGGCAGCCGGGGGAGCGGTAAGCGGATGCTGGCGGAAGCGGCGGCTAATTTTTTGCTGTGCCGGGAAGCGACCGGCGGAGAAAGCTGCGGCCGGTGCCGGGACTGCCTTCAGTTTGCTTCCGGCAATCATCCGGATGTCATTTATGTACAGCCGTCAAAGAAAACCGGATACGGTGTGGATGATATCCGGGAGATGGTTTTGCGGGAGTTGGAAATCCGGCCTTATCAAAGCCGGTATAAAATATATATTATCGAAGCGGCCGAGTCGATGACGGTACCGGCCCAAAATGTGCTGCTCAAAACAATCGAGGAGCCGCCGGCCTATGCTCTCTTTTTTTTATTGACAGAAAATAAAGACCGGCTCCTGGAAACAGTGCTTTCCCGCTGCATCCGGCTGCAGCTGCAGCCTTTATCGCCGGCTGAAATGCGCGAGTTCCTGAAGCGGCACGGACGAGCGGAACGGGAAGATTTGATTGCCTTTGCCGAGGGCAGCCCCGGCCGGCTTTTGCAGTTGACCGATTCGGAAGCGTTCCGGGATATGAAAAGGGATATAGAAAATTTGCTGGACAGGTTTATAAAAACGCCGGAACATGATATAATAGAATTGACTTCTGTTTTGGAAAAATATGCCGAAAACTTGGAAGAAGCCTTGACCACGCTGCAAATTGCTTTAACAGAGCGGCTGCGGGGAATTTGCCGGCGGCCGGCGGGAGCAGCTTCTGCTCAGAGCCTGAACCGATACTATTTTTTGGCGCATAATCTGCTGGCGGCGAAAAGGCAGTTAAAGGCTAATGTTAATAAAAGTTTAATTATTTGGAGTTTATTCTTGTTAAAGGAGAACATATGA
- a CDS encoding DUF327 domain-containing protein translates to MKVERTEQTSALGTVQVKTQAPEADFKFVLSSKLENAELYDRLKQMMEDIAAQGDRLAKHVDIKDMKRYRELIKDFVNEVVTNSHQFSRENFLDRRGRHRVYGLVKLVDKKLDDLAQELMKEEKSGLNILAKVDEIKGLLLDMIV, encoded by the coding sequence ATGAAAGTAGAAAGAACAGAGCAGACATCGGCATTGGGGACGGTTCAGGTAAAAACACAGGCACCGGAAGCGGATTTTAAGTTTGTGCTTTCCTCCAAACTGGAAAATGCGGAGTTGTATGACAGACTGAAGCAAATGATGGAGGATATCGCCGCGCAGGGAGACAGACTGGCCAAGCATGTCGATATCAAGGACATGAAGCGTTACCGCGAATTGATTAAGGATTTTGTCAATGAGGTGGTCACCAATTCGCATCAATTTTCCCGGGAAAACTTTTTGGATCGGCGCGGTCGGCATCGGGTTTACGGCTTGGTTAAACTGGTCGATAAAAAGCTGGATGATTTGGCGCAGGAGTTGATGAAGGAAGAAAAAAGCGGGCTGAATATTTTGGCGAAGGTCGATGAAATTAAAGGCTTGCTGTTAGATATGATTGTTTGA
- a CDS encoding dTMP kinase produces MFIAIEGMDGSGKSTQIELLRQYFEQRHQEAVITREPGGTDIGEQIREILLRPENQAMAARTEALLYAASRAQHVAELIEPALAAGKIVISDRYVVSSYVYQGIARGLGLEAVERINQFAINGRVPDLTIFLFVSQEQALRRKKAQKELDRLEAESMAFHAKVNQGFRQLAESYPYPRMIIDADAAPAQVHAEIRQRLEQEFGKERQ; encoded by the coding sequence ATGTTTATTGCGATTGAAGGGATGGACGGTTCCGGCAAGTCGACGCAGATTGAATTGCTGCGCCAATATTTTGAACAGCGGCATCAGGAAGCGGTCATTACCCGGGAGCCGGGCGGAACGGACATCGGCGAGCAAATCAGAGAAATTTTACTGCGGCCGGAAAACCAGGCGATGGCAGCCCGGACAGAGGCTTTGCTATATGCGGCCAGCCGGGCGCAGCATGTGGCTGAGTTGATTGAACCGGCTTTGGCAGCCGGTAAGATTGTGATTTCCGACCGCTATGTGGTGTCATCCTATGTCTATCAGGGAATTGCCCGGGGGCTGGGACTGGAAGCGGTCGAGCGGATCAATCAGTTTGCGATAAACGGCAGGGTGCCGGATTTGACTATTTTCTTGTTTGTCAGTCAGGAACAGGCACTGCGCCGGAAAAAAGCACAGAAAGAGTTGGATCGGCTGGAGGCCGAATCCATGGCGTTTCATGCTAAGGTTAATCAGGGTTTCCGGCAGTTGGCGGAAAGCTATCCCTATCCCCGGATGATTATAGATGCAGACGCGGCTCCGGCACAGGTGCATGCTGAAATCCGGCAGCGGCTGGAGCAGGAGTTTGGGAAGGAAAGACAATGA
- a CDS encoding sodium:calcium antiporter, with protein sequence MDAILHSFFESQSLFILLLIIAASFFILSKGADILVDQAVSLSIRWGIPKMVIGATIVSLGTTLPEATVSVLAAINGNPDMALGNAIGSIICDTGLIIGIAALIGTLPVDKKTIDRQGWIQIAAAMLLSVIALPFYRSGIGGHLPQWVGFLFLLLLAIYLYTMMKWSMTSGVDEGALLDEKKSPVILQLLKLVLGIAMVIFSSKILIGSVEVTALRLGVPQSIIAATLVAFGTSLPELMTAITSVRKGHGELAIGNIIGADILNVLFVVGASAAATKGGLLVPSHFYYVQIPTMLIILILFRIFSKNAKYVITKKEGLALLLFYGIYLILNFTVKLS encoded by the coding sequence ATGGACGCAATACTGCACAGTTTTTTTGAAAGTCAATCTCTTTTTATTCTGCTTCTGATTATCGCTGCCTCCTTTTTTATATTAAGCAAAGGTGCCGATATTTTAGTTGATCAGGCAGTCAGTTTGTCGATTCGCTGGGGCATCCCCAAAATGGTCATCGGCGCAACCATCGTCAGCTTAGGCACAACCCTGCCGGAAGCGACGGTATCGGTTCTGGCCGCCATTAACGGCAATCCCGATATGGCACTGGGCAACGCCATCGGCTCCATTATCTGCGATACCGGTCTGATCATCGGTATCGCCGCCTTAATCGGTACTTTACCGGTTGATAAAAAAACCATTGACCGTCAAGGCTGGATTCAAATCGCCGCCGCCATGCTGCTGTCTGTCATCGCCCTGCCCTTTTACCGCTCCGGCATCGGCGGGCATCTCCCGCAGTGGGTCGGCTTTCTGTTTCTCCTTTTGCTGGCCATTTATCTGTACACCATGATGAAATGGTCAATGACCTCGGGTGTTGATGAGGGCGCTTTGCTGGATGAAAAAAAATCACCGGTTATCCTCCAGCTTCTGAAATTGGTATTGGGCATTGCCATGGTCATTTTTTCTTCCAAAATCCTGATTGGCAGCGTGGAAGTAACCGCTTTGCGGCTGGGCGTTCCGCAGTCAATCATTGCCGCTACTTTGGTTGCTTTCGGCACCAGCCTGCCGGAACTGATGACGGCCATTACGTCCGTGCGCAAAGGTCACGGTGAGCTCGCCATCGGCAATATCATCGGCGCCGATATTTTAAATGTGCTGTTTGTAGTCGGTGCGTCCGCTGCCGCTACCAAAGGGGGACTGCTTGTCCCCAGTCATTTTTACTATGTACAGATTCCGACCATGCTGATTATCCTCATTTTGTTCCGCATTTTTTCCAAAAACGCCAAGTATGTGATTACCAAAAAAGAAGGGCTTGCCCTGCTGCTGTTTTACGGCATTTATTTAATTTTAAACTTCACAGTTAAGCTGTCTTGA
- a CDS encoding two-component sensor histidine kinase translates to MRKLSLQWRITLMTSLLIAAACISMNLLLYSSGSFYIDALGGLVLDYQIDTFKDPEQLYISIPEGQMDEFFGAFSDQVDDTKTSFSINGWLITALVTLLSGVIAYFVSGRSLKPLREFSNQVERIQMENLTESAVNENEIPEFRMLSQSFNQMLGRISTAFEAQRQFTGNAAHELRTPLALMQAQMDLYTKEQGKMTDMTEIITTLQEQTERLSLMVTTLLDMSELETVRRTDRIELVPMIEEILADLSPVAEKQNITLEQAGEEVELTGSDILIYRVIFNLVENAIKYNRPGGRVTVSTGRSGSKVLIRVADTGGGIPPEYQKSIFQPFFRVDKSVSRALGGVGLGLALVWETVKLHGGRVWIEKSTPAGTVFTVELPAARDLKQVSKIVS, encoded by the coding sequence ATGAGAAAATTATCCCTGCAATGGCGGATTACGCTGATGACCTCACTGCTGATTGCGGCAGCCTGTATTTCCATGAATCTGCTGCTGTATAGTTCCGGTTCTTTCTATATTGATGCGCTGGGCGGTTTGGTACTGGACTATCAGATCGATACGTTTAAAGACCCGGAACAGCTTTATATCAGTATTCCGGAAGGACAGATGGATGAGTTTTTCGGGGCTTTTTCTGATCAGGTTGACGATACCAAAACCAGTTTCAGTATCAACGGCTGGCTGATTACAGCGCTGGTTACACTTCTGAGCGGAGTGATCGCTTATTTTGTCAGTGGCCGGTCATTAAAGCCGCTGCGCGAGTTTTCTAATCAGGTAGAGCGTATTCAAATGGAAAACTTGACTGAGTCGGCGGTTAATGAAAATGAGATTCCGGAGTTTCGGATGCTTAGTCAATCCTTTAATCAGATGTTAGGCCGAATTTCAACGGCGTTTGAGGCGCAGCGGCAGTTTACCGGCAACGCCGCTCATGAACTGCGTACGCCTTTGGCGCTGATGCAGGCACAAATGGATCTATATACCAAGGAGCAGGGAAAGATGACCGATATGACGGAAATCATTACCACGCTTCAGGAACAAACGGAAAGACTGTCGCTGATGGTAACGACTTTGCTGGATATGAGTGAATTGGAAACCGTGCGCCGGACCGACAGAATTGAGCTGGTGCCGATGATTGAGGAAATACTGGCTGATCTATCGCCGGTGGCGGAAAAGCAAAATATCACGCTCGAGCAAGCCGGCGAGGAGGTTGAGCTGACTGGCAGCGATATTTTGATATACCGGGTGATTTTTAATCTGGTGGAAAACGCCATTAAGTACAATCGCCCCGGCGGCCGGGTTACGGTATCAACCGGGCGCAGCGGCAGCAAGGTGCTGATTCGGGTAGCTGATACCGGCGGCGGCATTCCGCCGGAGTATCAAAAAAGCATTTTTCAGCCTTTTTTCCGGGTGGATAAGTCGGTCAGCCGGGCGCTGGGCGGCGTGGGACTTGGCTTAGCACTGGTTTGGGAAACGGTCAAGCTTCACGGCGGCCGGGTGTGGATTGAAAAAAGCACGCCGGCCGGCACGGTATTTACCGTGGAACTGCCGGCGGCGCGCGATTTAAAACAGGTATCCAAGATAGTTAGCTAA
- a CDS encoding DNA-binding response regulator: MRLLIVEDEKMLCDTIAKSLRQSGYEVDTCYNGREAKEILEVEHYDLVVLDLNLPEMDGMEVLRSLRAADEETGVLILSARSQIADKVEGLDAGANDYLAKPFHLDELEARVRSLTRRKFIQSDTCLLCGRLSFDTKSREAAAEGQTIALTRKEGGILEYLLLHQGRPVSQEELIDHVWDSSVDLFSNSIRVHISSLRKKLKAALGYDPIQNRVGVGYQIGGPEK, from the coding sequence ATGCGGCTTTTAATAGTAGAAGATGAAAAAATGCTGTGTGATACGATTGCGAAAAGCCTGCGCCAGTCGGGCTACGAGGTGGATACCTGCTATAACGGCCGGGAGGCGAAGGAGATTTTGGAGGTAGAACATTACGATTTGGTGGTGCTTGACCTGAACTTACCGGAAATGGACGGTATGGAGGTACTGCGCTCTTTGCGGGCGGCGGATGAAGAGACGGGAGTGTTGATTTTATCGGCCCGCAGTCAAATTGCCGATAAGGTTGAGGGTCTGGATGCGGGAGCCAATGACTATTTGGCCAAGCCGTTTCATTTGGATGAACTGGAAGCCCGGGTGCGCAGTCTGACCCGGCGCAAGTTTATTCAAAGCGATACTTGCCTTTTGTGCGGCCGGCTGTCGTTTGACACCAAAAGCCGGGAAGCGGCGGCGGAGGGGCAAACCATTGCCCTGACCCGAAAAGAAGGCGGGATATTGGAGTACCTCCTGCTGCATCAGGGGCGGCCGGTCAGTCAGGAGGAACTGATTGATCATGTCTGGGACAGCAGCGTTGATTTGTTCAGCAACTCCATTCGGGTGCATATTTCTTCGCTCCGTAAAAAGCTGAAAGCGGCGCTGGGTTATGATCCGATTCAAAATCGGGTGGGCGTGGGCTATCAGATCGGAGGGCCGGAGAAATGA
- a CDS encoding 4Fe-4S ferredoxin, whose translation MKFKTISHYLARFRLGLQGVATLLTNIHLPNFLKGTIYTGRGKIACVPGLNCYSCPGAAGACPIGAFQAVVGSSKFSFTYYITGFMILLGVLLGRFICGFLCPFGWFQDLLHKIPSKKFSTKKLKLLRGLKYVILLVMVVLLPALVTNAVGMGNPFFCKYVCPQGVLSGAIPLAIANPSVRAALGKLFTWKASILLIITILSVFVYRPFCKWICPLGAMYALFNRVSLFQMKVNEHKCISCGRCAKACKMDVDVTKTPNHTECIRCGMCISACPTGAISYRYGFGSGNSCGSNCGGCSSKKAKQPVEVASERLSAVKAIKPETVKPTIV comes from the coding sequence ATGAAGTTTAAAACTATTTCGCATTATCTGGCTCGATTTCGACTGGGGCTTCAGGGTGTAGCGACACTGCTGACCAATATCCACCTGCCGAACTTTTTAAAAGGAACCATTTACACCGGCAGGGGCAAAATCGCCTGCGTGCCGGGACTGAATTGTTATTCCTGTCCGGGGGCAGCCGGTGCCTGTCCGATCGGAGCGTTTCAGGCGGTGGTCGGGTCCTCAAAGTTTAGTTTTACCTATTATATTACCGGCTTCATGATTTTGCTGGGTGTACTGCTGGGACGGTTTATCTGCGGCTTTCTTTGCCCCTTCGGTTGGTTTCAGGATTTGCTGCATAAGATTCCAAGCAAAAAGTTTTCAACCAAAAAGTTAAAGCTCTTGCGCGGTCTCAAGTATGTTATCCTGTTGGTTATGGTGGTGCTCTTACCGGCACTGGTGACCAACGCAGTTGGTATGGGCAATCCTTTCTTCTGTAAATATGTTTGTCCGCAGGGCGTTCTAAGCGGAGCAATTCCTCTGGCAATTGCCAACCCCTCCGTTCGAGCGGCTTTGGGCAAGCTCTTTACCTGGAAAGCATCCATCCTGCTGATCATAACGATATTAAGTGTTTTTGTCTACCGCCCGTTCTGTAAATGGATTTGCCCACTGGGTGCCATGTACGCCCTGTTTAATCGGGTATCGCTGTTTCAGATGAAGGTCAATGAACATAAATGCATTTCCTGCGGCCGCTGCGCCAAAGCCTGCAAAATGGACGTTGATGTAACGAAAACACCGAATCATACCGAATGTATCCGCTGCGGCATGTGTATCAGTGCCTGCCCGACCGGCGCCATCAGTTATCGTTATGGGTTTGGCTCCGGCAACAGTTGTGGCAGCAACTGCGGCGGCTGCAGCAGCAAAAAAGCCAAGCAGCCAGTTGAAGTAGCCAGCGAGCGTTTGTCCGCGGTCAAAGCGATAAAACCGGAAACCGTAAAACCAACGATCGTTTAA
- a CDS encoding HAD family hydrolase — MDLSDVKIIFFDIDGTLLDGNRKHPSAAILETLAKLKERKILICLATGRAPWNLPHFEGVEADVFLTFNGSYCYRKERDIFSRSISSGDVKTIIKNATALGRPAAIATKEKIIANGKDQDLAGYYAAAKLSVRVADDFAEVLSHDQVYQIMLGCAETEYAALMRNVHSAKITAWWERVIDVVPADSGKGTGVKKVLEYYHLSRSQALAFGDWDNDIEMFQAVGAGIAMTNASDRLKAVAADICGHVAEDGVYHYCQAQGLIGI, encoded by the coding sequence ATGGACTTAAGTGATGTAAAGATTATTTTTTTTGATATTGACGGCACGCTGCTTGACGGGAACCGAAAACATCCCTCTGCAGCGATCCTTGAAACACTGGCCAAATTAAAGGAAAGAAAGATTCTGATTTGTCTGGCCACGGGCAGAGCGCCTTGGAACCTGCCGCACTTTGAGGGGGTCGAGGCGGATGTGTTTTTGACTTTTAACGGCTCGTACTGTTATCGCAAGGAGCGGGATATTTTCAGCCGCTCCATTTCATCAGGCGATGTCAAAACAATCATTAAAAACGCCACGGCGCTCGGTCGCCCGGCGGCGATCGCTACCAAGGAGAAGATCATTGCCAATGGAAAGGATCAGGATTTGGCGGGGTATTACGCTGCCGCCAAGCTGAGTGTCAGGGTGGCGGATGATTTTGCGGAAGTGCTGAGTCACGATCAGGTTTATCAAATCATGCTGGGCTGCGCGGAAACCGAATACGCGGCGCTGATGAGGAACGTTCATTCCGCCAAGATCACTGCCTGGTGGGAGCGGGTGATTGATGTTGTCCCCGCGGACAGCGGAAAAGGAACGGGTGTCAAAAAAGTGCTGGAATATTATCATTTAAGCCGGTCGCAGGCGCTGGCCTTTGGTGATTGGGACAATGATATTGAAATGTTTCAGGCGGTAGGAGCGGGGATTGCAATGACGAATGCCTCTGACCGGTTAAAGGCTGTTGCCGCCGATATTTGCGGCCATGTGGCGGAAGATGGGGTATACCATTATTGTCAGGCGCAGGGGCTGATCGGGATATAG